ATCATAATCCAGCTTCGCTGCTTTGATCCTTTTTAAATCAAAGTCAACATGGTAGTTATTGGTATTCGCTACCAGGCTATCTACACCAAACACTCCTTTCAGATCGGTATTCAGACCAGCGATGATTGTTTTGTCATTCACCAGACCAGAAGGAATATCATGTTCTTTCAGGAAACCTACAGAGTGAGATGCTCCGTGATCTGCTGTGAGGAACACCAGGTAATTTCCCTTACCAACTTTCTGATCGAGGAAGGTAAAGAACGCTGACAGATCTTTGTCCAGGCGCAGATAAGTATCTTCTACCTCGATAGAGTTAGGCCCAAACTGGTGACCTACATAATCAGTAGAAGCACAGTTGATAGTGAGGAAGTCTGTCACCGGACCGCTACCCATGTTATATCCGTTCACAGCGGCTTTTGCAAAATCCAGTGTGAGGGTATTACCATTTGGTGTGGAACGCAGGCTACCTTTGCTTAATTTATAAATAGCAGGCAGATCGTGTGGAAACTTAGGTGCGGTTTCGCCTTTGTAAGTATTTTCCCAGGTCACATCGTCCTCGGAACTTTGTACATATGTGTTGATAGGGTAGAGGGTCTCCCATGGTTTGGCCATCAGTGCAGCCGGTTCGTTTTTAGCATTGAACTGTTTTACCCATTCCGGTAATTCTTTCATGTAATAACTGCTGGTCACAAAAGATGCATTACTGTCATCCAGCCAGAAAGCGCCGTTTGCGATATGGCCGGCAGGTAGTATAGAAGCACGGTCTTTCAGGGATACGCCTACTACTTTAGAGCGGAAGTTAGTTGCCTGTCGCAGTTCATCCGTGATGGTGGAAGCCAGCAGACTGCGTGGAGACATTTTACCGGCGTCGGTAGTAGTACCCACAGGTGTCACGGTGGAATCTTCGGTACAATAGAATTCTCTGCCGGTGGCCTGGTCGGTCCAGCCATTGCCTGTAATACCATGGATAGCGGGTACGGACCCGGTGAAAATGGTGCTGTGCCCTACAGCGGTGTAGGAGGGCAGGTGGGTAATGAATGCGTTTTCACATGTAAATCCTTCACCTAACAGTCTTTTGAAACCACCGGTTCCGTAGCGGTCAGCATAACGGTACAGGTAGTCCCAGCGCATCTGGTCTACGACGATACCAACTACCAACTTAGGGCGGGCGACTGCTGGTTGGGTCTGTGCCATTACAGTATCTTTCTGGCCGAAGGTACTGGCGAGTACCACCACCAGGGCGGATAATGTTTTTTTCATATTGGTCATAATATTGATAATTTCCTGATTGTCATCCGCAAAGATGTGTATTAATTAGGATAAACAAACTCCATTCATCAAATGAACAAGGCGATCTAAAAGATCGCCTTGTTCATTTAAATTTAAGCGAATGAAGACCGCCTCATAAATTGGTTATATCTTATTTATCCTATCCGGATAATCCGTAATAATTCCATCTACTCCCATCGCCTTCAACCTTTTCATATCCTCCAGATCCTCCACGGTCCAGGGCACTACCTTCATACCTTTACTATGGCAATAATCCAGCAATTCCTTCGTCACCAAAGAAAAATGTGGGTTATAGAACGTAGGCAGAAAACCCAAGCCTTCCAGCTGCTGGTAAAAAGATACATTCTTATCGCCGGTCAGGAATCCCAGGGTCACTTTTGGATGTAACCTGTGCAGCACCTGCAAAGGACGCATATCAAAAGACTGGATCAGCAGTCTGTGTTTTAGTTTTTTCAGCTGTTTTACCTGCATCAGTTTTTCCACATATTCTTCCGGGGCTGGTTGTTCCTTGCCATCCGTTTTTTCAGAAGATTTGATTTCCAGTAAATAATATACCGGCGGCTTGTGGTGTTTTTCATTATACGCTTCGACAGAATCAATCATTTCAGACAGCAATGGAGCATATGTCCTCATTCTTTGCTGTTGTGGAAACTTAGGATAGGGCTTTTCACCTATTCTGAAAGCCCTGATCTCACTATAATTCATCTGGTAGAAAATATATTTTCCTCTTTCGCTGGGCTGAATCTCGCTACCATCGGGCCGGGTCGTATATGCCGGGTCAAAAGAGGCATCGTGGTACACCACTACTTGTCCGTCTTTTGTAATATGCACATCAAACTCCAGGGTATTCGCTCCATCTTCAATGGCATGGATCATGGCAGGAATTGTATTTTCAGGCATCATTCCCCTTGTTCCCCTATGTCCTACCTTTAAAAACGTCGGCAAAGGTACAGCAGCCATCACAGCGGGCAACAGGGCTACTACCAACAACAATTTTTGTAAAGATCTCATCTTATTCATTGGATTTAATAACATTCTCTTTTCAAATCTTTCTTTTTATTTCGCCCTTTCTGGTAGTCCACTTTCGTTTTGACTTTCTATTCAGTGGTTGAAAATAATATTTTGTTAACTAGTTTTCAACATACTATACACCAAAACTGCTTTTATACATCAAAAAGCGCACTTTTTCATAATATTTTTTTCCGTTTACATGTGTTAAATTCAACAACATGAAAGTAATTTTGTAACCAATTGAAGCAACAAAATCTTTTGCGCATATGTCAATGATAAATATCGCTGAGCGACATAAATATATATTAGACCGGTTAGCGGAAAAAGGATATGTAAATGTAATAGACCTGTGCAAAGAGCTTGATGTATCTGGAGTAACTATCCGGAAAGACCTCAAGTTACTGGAAGACAAGGCCTTACTGTTCCGTTCGCACGGCGGCGCAACAGTCAATAATCCTTATATCAATGACAAGCCTGTAAATGAAAAAGAAAAACTGCGCCGGGATGAGAAGAATCTCATCGGTGCAGCTGCGGCTACCCTCATCGCACATAATGATGCGATAATTATTTCTTCTGGCACAACCGCCCTGGCCCTGGCCAGGAATATTCACCCCAAAGGCCATCTCACCGTCATCACTCCCGCACTCAACGTAGCACAGGAACTGCTACGCTATCCGGAAATAGAAGTATTGCAACTGGGAGGCATAGTCCGCAACAGTTCATCTTCTGTAACGGGTAACTATGCCGAACGCATCCTCGCCGATTTCTCCTGCAGTAAACTGTTCCTCGGCCTCGAAGGCATAGACATTGAATTCGGGCTTACAACTACAAATTTAATGGAAGCACAGCTAAATCAGCGCATGGTGGCTGCTGCACAAAAAACAATTGTCATTGCCGATTCGTCCAAATTCGGTAGAAGAGGGTTTGGTAAAATTTGTGGTCTGGAAGATATCGATGAAATTATCACCGATAGTGGCATCTCAGCACATATAGTAAAAGCCGTAGAAGAGATGGGAATCAATGTGACTATCGTATAGTCCGGATCACCCACTTAATAATTATATAACCCCATTTTATTGGTTGCTATAGCAACCAGTGCGGATTTCCCATGCATACATTAAACTAATTTCCAACACGATCTACTCCTCTAAGGGTAAAATAAGTACACTTTTACCACTCACTCTTATTATATTCTAACAAATGCCTATACTTTTTTAATCTTTTCTAAATTTTTAGTGTTATAAGAAGGTTTTAATAAAAAATACCGGCATCCTTTAGTATCTTTATACCGTTCCCGAAACAATTACGGTACCTCCACCGCGCCCTGAGAAGGGTGAAGTGTGTGCCAAGGTCAAAAAATCTAAACGAATGCAAGAAGTGAAGCAATTGCAAGGACTGTACCACCCGGATTTTGAACATGATGCATGCGGAACAGGCTTTACTGTCCACATTAAGGGCCGTAAATCGCATCAGATCATCCGGGATGCGCTTACCATGTTGGAAAATATGGAACACCGCGGTGCATGTGGCTGTGAACAAAATACCGGTGACGGGGCAGGGATCCTTATCCAGCTCCCGCACGAGTTTTTGTACGACGAATGTCTGAAGATAGGCATTAGTCTGCCAGAATTTGGTAAATATGGTGTAGGTATGGTTTTCTTTCCAAAAGAACCACGATGGAGAGAAGAATGTCGCGAGATCCTGGCCCGGGCGGCGGAAAAACTTGGCCTCGATATTCTAGGATACCGTAAAGTTCCCGTTCGCCCCGATGGCATCGGAGAAAGCGCCCTTTCAGTAGAACCTGAAATCGAACAGGTATTTATTGCCTGTCCTCATCATATCGCCGACAATGACGAGTTTGAACGTAAACTCTTCGTGCTCCGTAATTATGTGTCTAAAACAGTTAGGAATACCGTTCCTAAGGAAAAAGCACTGTTTTACTTTGCCTCCCTCTCTACTAAAACGATTGTGTATAAAGGCCAGCTGACCACCTACCAGGTACGTCACTATTACGCTGACCTGAGCGACGAGAAGATGGTATCTGCTTTCGCAGTGATCCACTCCCGTTTCGCTACCAATACTTTCCCAAGCTGGAGACTCGCTCACCCTTACCGCTACATCGCGCACAATGGTGAGATCAATACCCTGAAAGGTAACCTCAACTGGCTCCGCGCCGGCGAAAAGGACTTTGTATCCAAATACTTCTCTCAGGAAGAAATGGACATGCTGTCGCCTTTCGTCGAAGAAGGTCAGTCTGACTCCGCCAGCCTTGACAACGTTGTAGAACTGCTGCTGCTCACCGGCCGCTCCCTCCCTCATGTTATGATGATGCTCATTCCTGAAGCATGGGATGGCAACGAGGATATGGATCCGGTAAGAAAAGCATTTTATGAATACCACGCTTCTATGATGGAGCCATGGGATGGTCCTGCCTGTATCTCTTTTACAGACGGTAAGATCATCGGTGGTACCCTGGACCGTAACGGTCTGCGCCCTGCACGCTTCGTTGTTACCAAAGACGATCGCGTAATCATGGCTTCAGAAGCCGGCGTACTGCCCGTAGATCCTAAAAATATTAAAGAAAAAGGCCGTCTGCAACCAGGTAAAATGTTCATCGTGGACATGGAAGCCGGCAGAATCATCGGCGATGAGGAACTGAAACAGAACATCTGCTCTCAGCAACCTTACGGCGAATGGCTGAACAAATACAAAATCCGTCTTGAAGAACTGCCTGAACCTCGTGTTACTTTCAGTCACCTGGAACCAGAACAGATTTTTAAATACCAGCAAGCCTTCGGTTATACTACCGAAGACCTGAACACCATCATCGCCCCAATGGCACTGGATGGTAAAGAGCCAATCGGCTCTATGGGTACGGATGCTCCCCTGGCTGTGCTGAGCGATCAGCCACAGCACCTGACCAGCTACTTCAAACAGCTGTTCGCACAGGTGACCAACCCACCTATCGATCCAATCCGCGAAAGACTGGTGATGTCACTGGCTACCTATGTAGGTAACAATGGCAACCTGCTGGACGAAAATCCCCTGCACTGTCATGGTGTGGCCCTGCGTCACCCCATCCTGAGCAACTACGAGCTGGAAAAGATCCGTAGCATTGATACCGGTCTGTTCCAGGCGAAGACCCTGCAAACTTACTTCCGTGCCGACGGTAAAGCCGGCTCTATGGAAAAAGGTCTGCAACGTCTGTGTCGCTATGCTGTAGATGCTGTTGAAGATGGTTATGAAGTAATCATCCTCTCCGACAGGGCGATCGACTCTGAACACGCCGCTATCCCGTCTATCCTCGCTGCATCTGCCGTACACCACCACCTCATCCGCAAAGGATACCGTGGTCAGGTAGGTATCATCGTTGAAGCCGGCGATGTGTGGGAAGTACACCACTTTGCCTGCCTGCTTGGTTTTGGGGTGACCGCAATCAACCCTTACCTGGCGCTGAGCACGATCCGTGATCTGAAGCTCACCGGCAAACTGGAAACTGAATACGATGTTGACAAACTCAAGAAGAACTATGTAAAGGCTGTCTGCGACGGTCTGCTCAAAGTCTTCTCCAAAATGGGTATCTCCACCCTGCAATCTTACCAGGGTGCCCAGATATTC
This Chitinophaga sancti DNA region includes the following protein-coding sequences:
- the pafA gene encoding alkaline phosphatase PafA; its protein translation is MKKTLSALVVVLASTFGQKDTVMAQTQPAVARPKLVVGIVVDQMRWDYLYRYADRYGTGGFKRLLGEGFTCENAFITHLPSYTAVGHSTIFTGSVPAIHGITGNGWTDQATGREFYCTEDSTVTPVGTTTDAGKMSPRSLLASTITDELRQATNFRSKVVGVSLKDRASILPAGHIANGAFWLDDSNASFVTSSYYMKELPEWVKQFNAKNEPAALMAKPWETLYPINTYVQSSEDDVTWENTYKGETAPKFPHDLPAIYKLSKGSLRSTPNGNTLTLDFAKAAVNGYNMGSGPVTDFLTINCASTDYVGHQFGPNSIEVEDTYLRLDKDLSAFFTFLDQKVGKGNYLVFLTADHGASHSVGFLKEHDIPSGLVNDKTIIAGLNTDLKGVFGVDSLVANTNNYHVDFDLKRIKAAKLDYDVVKKEAVYFLQTVPGIQFAADLDNIGNSALPEPIKQMAVNGYYPKRDGAVIMIPDPGWYEGSLKGTTHGTWAPYDTHIPMVFMGWHVKHGYTNEKTSMTDIAATVAAMLKIQMPSGCVGRAVMEVYK
- a CDS encoding glycerophosphodiester phosphodiesterase family protein, which encodes MRSLQKLLLVVALLPAVMAAVPLPTFLKVGHRGTRGMMPENTIPAMIHAIEDGANTLEFDVHITKDGQVVVYHDASFDPAYTTRPDGSEIQPSERGKYIFYQMNYSEIRAFRIGEKPYPKFPQQQRMRTYAPLLSEMIDSVEAYNEKHHKPPVYYLLEIKSSEKTDGKEQPAPEEYVEKLMQVKQLKKLKHRLLIQSFDMRPLQVLHRLHPKVTLGFLTGDKNVSFYQQLEGLGFLPTFYNPHFSLVTKELLDYCHSKGMKVVPWTVEDLEDMKRLKAMGVDGIITDYPDRINKI
- a CDS encoding DeoR/GlpR family DNA-binding transcription regulator; its protein translation is MSMINIAERHKYILDRLAEKGYVNVIDLCKELDVSGVTIRKDLKLLEDKALLFRSHGGATVNNPYINDKPVNEKEKLRRDEKNLIGAAAATLIAHNDAIIISSGTTALALARNIHPKGHLTVITPALNVAQELLRYPEIEVLQLGGIVRNSSSSVTGNYAERILADFSCSKLFLGLEGIDIEFGLTTTNLMEAQLNQRMVAAAQKTIVIADSSKFGRRGFGKICGLEDIDEIITDSGISAHIVKAVEEMGINVTIV